Proteins encoded together in one Pseudomonadota bacterium window:
- the rimO gene encoding 30S ribosomal protein S12 methylthiotransferase RimO, with the protein MKFKIISLGCPKNLTESEYIARKLENAGHVLTEECDIVIVNTCAFIADAAKESIETILEEALHSKKIVVTGCLVERYKEKLRELLPEVNLFIGRNFYTEIETIINETFNPPQFPPLTKGGKGGFSDKKGFFLREGKFAETFPRKVLTGKPSAYLKIQEGCDNRCSYCSVPDIRGGLRSRTLEDIRKEFEWLLKSGFREINIIGQDITSYGRHDGLSLAQLLRYLLKMEGDFFLRLLYMHPKGIDRELIDLIRSEERIIKYMDIPIQHSEDSILGLMRRGYSKADLETLIYTIRSAMSEAVLRTTVIVGFPGETDEDFAHLCDFIKRWEFDMLGAFMYSREEGTPAFKLKGQVKKGIKQSRYNRIMEIQKEISKKRMKILEGKSVKVIVEGKGEGHMVGRLLTQAPDIDGIAFVSGDCAIGEIRDGKIVKTLDYDVIVEV; encoded by the coding sequence GTGAAATTTAAGATTATCAGTCTTGGCTGCCCTAAAAATCTTACAGAATCGGAATATATTGCCCGGAAATTAGAAAACGCAGGACACGTGTTGACCGAAGAGTGCGATATTGTCATTGTGAATACCTGCGCTTTTATTGCCGATGCAGCGAAAGAGTCTATAGAGACCATACTTGAGGAGGCGTTACACAGTAAAAAGATTGTGGTAACGGGTTGCCTTGTTGAGCGTTACAAAGAAAAACTCCGCGAGTTATTACCGGAGGTTAACCTTTTTATAGGCAGAAATTTTTATACTGAAATCGAAACCATTATTAACGAAACATTCAATCCCCCCCAATTCCCCCCTTTAACAAAGGGGGGCAAGGGGGGATTTTCAGACAAAAAAGGCTTTTTTCTGAGGGAAGGTAAATTTGCGGAAACATTTCCGAGAAAGGTGCTCACCGGTAAGCCTTCAGCTTATCTGAAGATTCAGGAGGGTTGCGATAACAGGTGCAGTTACTGTTCTGTCCCGGATATCAGGGGTGGGCTTAGAAGCAGAACCCTTGAGGATATCAGAAAAGAGTTTGAATGGCTTTTAAAGAGCGGCTTTAGAGAGATCAATATCATAGGCCAGGACATTACTTCTTATGGAAGGCATGACGGCCTTAGTCTTGCACAATTGTTAAGGTATCTCCTTAAAATGGAAGGAGACTTTTTCTTGCGGCTTCTTTACATGCACCCGAAGGGCATAGACAGAGAACTGATAGATCTTATCAGGAGCGAGGAAAGGATTATCAAATATATGGATATACCCATCCAGCACTCTGAAGACAGCATTCTTGGTTTGATGAGAAGGGGTTACAGTAAAGCAGACCTTGAGACCCTCATATATACAATCAGGAGCGCTATGTCTGAAGCGGTATTGAGGACTACTGTCATTGTCGGTTTTCCCGGTGAAACTGACGAAGATTTTGCACATTTATGTGATTTCATAAAGAGATGGGAATTTGATATGCTCGGCGCTTTTATGTATTCAAGGGAAGAAGGCACCCCTGCATTCAAATTGAAGGGGCAGGTGAAGAAAGGCATAAAGCAGTCGAGATACAACAGGATCATGGAGATACAGAAAGAAATATCAAAAAAGAGGATGAAAATTCTTGAAGGAAAATCAGTGAAGGTTATCGTTGAAGGGAAAGGCGAGGGACATATGGTGGGGAGGCTTCTTACACAGGCCCCGGATATTGATGGCATAGCTTTTGTAAGTGGCGATTGCGCCATAGGAGAGATAAGAGACGGTAAAATAGTGAAAACCCTCGATTATGATGTTATAGTAGAAGTGTAA